The following coding sequences are from one Betaproteobacteria bacterium window:
- a CDS encoding tetratricopeptide repeat protein: protein MPPKLKLNLGCGQRKMDGYVNVDASPVCAPDQVVDLEKTPWPWPDDAVDTVKLIHVLEHLGQQPATFLAILRELWRVCCDGALVHIEVPHPRSDEFLGDPTHVRPVTPDTLALFSHRNNAEYERIGAANTPLGRYLGIDFEIVSSSLTPRQIWLDRLARGEIDEAALREAGDSRWNVYSSIQITLEVIKPAGRRVAAPQDDMTVTVLADAAQAALNEGRSAHAASLLERLCELRPDHLEARCLLASCLQSLGRLPEARAHYQAVVDRGGRAYEVFNNLGAVSLELGDAHAACRHFRTALELAPGDRLVRTNLAEAQAAAGDVRDAVDLLATLVEEKPDDGTVYLTLIQVFLDQGWFADAANAVALARRFGIDTPDLANQEGICARERFDYATAVAAFERGLAADPGNAALATHRANALAWLGRDAEADAAYRAVVAGAPDYAEGRFAYACFLLQRGHTDPGWALYESRWQRGGPQRLRPSPSRLPAWKGETPDPAADDLLVFCEQGYGDNLQFVRLLPLIRPRFRRVALVARPALAALFARNLAGVVEVLSGAPADAGFRWQLPLLSLAGVLGLDVARWGHGPAPYLLADPAQSGRWRERLPVDGRRRIGLCWSGGKAPRTRHRFDLPLPLVETLLAATDIAWVSLQKEGAEAWRQDQGAAGRLADPMAEVSDFDQAAALVAALDAVVTCDTAIAHLAGALGKPTLLLLSSEGEWRWLQARADTPWYPTLRLLRQPTPGDWAGLAAPALEWVRGR from the coding sequence ATGCCGCCAAAACTCAAACTCAACCTGGGCTGCGGCCAACGCAAGATGGACGGCTATGTAAACGTCGATGCCTCCCCCGTCTGCGCGCCGGATCAGGTGGTCGACCTGGAGAAGACCCCGTGGCCCTGGCCGGACGACGCGGTGGATACCGTCAAGCTCATCCACGTCCTGGAACACCTGGGACAGCAGCCGGCCACCTTCCTCGCCATCCTGCGGGAGCTTTGGCGGGTGTGCTGCGACGGCGCCCTGGTCCATATCGAAGTGCCCCATCCCCGCTCCGACGAATTCCTCGGCGATCCCACCCACGTCCGGCCCGTGACGCCCGATACCCTGGCCCTCTTCAGCCACCGCAACAATGCGGAATACGAACGCATCGGCGCCGCCAACACCCCCCTGGGCCGCTACCTGGGCATCGATTTCGAAATCGTCTCCTCGTCCCTCACCCCGCGGCAGATCTGGCTCGACCGCCTGGCCCGGGGGGAAATCGACGAAGCCGCCCTGCGGGAAGCCGGCGACAGCCGCTGGAACGTCTATTCCAGCATCCAGATCACCCTGGAAGTCATCAAGCCGGCGGGCCGTCGCGTGGCGGCGCCCCAGGACGACATGACCGTGACCGTCCTTGCCGACGCCGCCCAGGCGGCCCTGAACGAAGGGCGCAGCGCGCATGCGGCCAGCCTCCTGGAGCGCCTGTGCGAACTGCGCCCGGATCACCTCGAGGCCCGCTGCCTCCTCGCCTCCTGCCTTCAGTCCCTGGGGCGCCTCCCCGAGGCGAGGGCTCACTACCAGGCCGTCGTCGACCGGGGCGGGCGGGCCTACGAAGTGTTCAATAACCTGGGGGCCGTGAGCCTGGAACTGGGCGACGCCCACGCCGCCTGCCGCCACTTCCGCACCGCCCTGGAGCTCGCGCCGGGGGACCGCCTGGTGCGTACCAACCTGGCCGAGGCCCAGGCCGCCGCCGGGGACGTGCGCGATGCGGTCGATCTCCTCGCCACCCTGGTCGAAGAAAAACCCGATGACGGCACGGTCTACCTCACCCTGATCCAGGTCTTCCTCGACCAGGGCTGGTTCGCCGACGCCGCCAACGCCGTCGCCCTGGCGCGCCGCTTCGGCATCGACACCCCCGATCTGGCCAACCAGGAGGGCATCTGCGCCCGGGAGCGCTTCGACTACGCGACGGCCGTCGCCGCCTTCGAACGCGGGCTGGCCGCCGACCCCGGCAACGCCGCCCTCGCCACCCACCGCGCCAATGCCCTGGCCTGGCTGGGCCGCGACGCGGAAGCCGACGCCGCCTACCGCGCCGTCGTCGCCGGCGCACCGGACTACGCCGAAGGGCGCTTCGCCTACGCCTGCTTCCTCCTGCAGCGGGGCCACACCGACCCCGGCTGGGCCCTCTACGAATCCCGCTGGCAGCGGGGCGGCCCCCAGCGGCTGCGCCCCTCGCCCTCCCGGCTCCCGGCCTGGAAGGGCGAAACCCCCGACCCCGCCGCCGATGACCTCCTGGTCTTCTGCGAACAGGGCTACGGCGACAACCTCCAGTTCGTCCGCCTCCTGCCCCTGATCCGCCCGCGCTTCCGCCGCGTGGCCCTCGTCGCCCGCCCGGCCCTGGCAGCCCTCTTCGCCCGCAACCTGGCCGGCGTCGTCGAAGTCCTGAGCGGCGCCCCCGCCGATGCCGGCTTCCGCTGGCAACTGCCCCTGCTCTCCCTGGCCGGCGTCCTCGGCCTGGACGTGGCGCGCTGGGGCCACGGCCCGGCGCCCTATCTCCTGGCCGACCCGGCCCAATCCGGCCGCTGGCGCGAGCGCCTGCCCGTCGACGGCCGGCGGCGCATCGGCCTGTGCTGGTCCGGCGGCAAGGCGCCCCGCACGCGCCACCGCTTCGACCTGCCCCTGCCGCTGGTGGAGACGCTGCTCGCCGCGACCGACATCGCCTGGGTCAGCCTGCAAAAGGAAGGCGCCGAAGCCTGGCGCCAGGACCAGGGCGCCGCCGGCCGCCTGGCGGACCCCATGGCCGAAGTGAGCGATTTCGATCAGGCCGCGGCCCTCGTCGCCGCGCTGGACGCCGTGGTCACCTGCGACACCGCCATCGCCCACCTGGCCGGCGCCCTGGGCAAGCCGACCCTGCTCCTCTTGTCCAGCGAAGGCGAATGGCGCTGGCTGCAAGCGCGCGCCGACACCCCGTGGTACCCGACCCTGCGCCTGCTGCGCCAGCCCACGCCGGGAGACTGGGCGGGACTGGCGGCGCCGGCGCTGGAGTGGGTGCGGGGGAGGTAG